A section of the Gammaproteobacteria bacterium genome encodes:
- a CDS encoding vanadium-dependent haloperoxidase translates to MGTLPGDSARRSVDQTVIGVYWGYDGASGLGTPPRLYNQIVRRLAENRGNLAKDNARLFALVNVAMADAGILAWDEKYRHDLWRPVLGIREHDSSMGPGANEGKSDIDNESQADWLPLGAPSTNSVGKKDVTPPFPAYPSGHATFGAAAFHMTRLFYGTAIGNRKKDDLFDGLYFVSDEFNGVNKDNTGAVRPRHARSFEKGGLWQMIEENGRSRVYLGVHWLFDAFAVKEDGSPDLARKVDGKFIGDVPLGIQIAEDIFNAGGGKAPMKSTVGPRP, encoded by the coding sequence ATGGGAACTCTGCCCGGCGATTCAGCGCGCCGGTCGGTAGACCAGACCGTCATCGGCGTCTACTGGGGATACGACGGCGCATCCGGGCTAGGGACGCCGCCACGCCTCTACAACCAGATCGTGCGCCGCCTGGCGGAAAACAGAGGCAACTTAGCGAAAGACAATGCCCGCTTGTTTGCGTTGGTGAATGTGGCGATGGCAGATGCCGGGATCCTGGCATGGGACGAGAAGTACCGCCATGATCTGTGGCGACCGGTGTTGGGCATCCGCGAACACGACTCGTCCATGGGCCCAGGGGCGAACGAAGGCAAGAGCGACATCGACAACGAAAGCCAAGCCGACTGGTTGCCACTCGGCGCGCCCAGCACGAACTCGGTCGGCAAGAAAGATGTCACGCCTCCATTTCCGGCTTACCCTTCCGGGCACGCCACGTTTGGCGCCGCAGCGTTTCATATGACGCGGCTCTTCTACGGCACAGCGATTGGAAACAGGAAAAAAGACGACCTGTTCGACGGCCTTTACTTCGTGTCGGACGAATTCAACGGCGTCAACAAAGACAATACAGGCGCGGTACGGCCCAGGCACGCGCGCAGCTTCGAGAAGGGGGGACTGTGGCAGATGATCGAGGAAAACGGGCGCAGCCGCGTCTACCTTGGGGTTCACTGGCTGTTCGATGCCTTCGCCGTTAAAGAAGATGGTAGCCCCGACCTCGCCAGGAAAGTCGATGGGAAGTTCATCGGCGACGTGCCGCTGGGTATTCAGATCGCCGAAGACATCTTTAACGCCGGCGGAGGCAAGGCACCTATGAAGTCGACGGTCGGCCCACGCCCATAG
- a CDS encoding NUDIX hydrolase — translation MNYCCQCGAAVSLRVPPGDNLPRYVCDACGIIHYQNPKIVAGCIVVADELILLCRRAIEPRYGLWTMPAGFMENHETAAQAAARETLEEACAEVVDLSLYALFSLPHIDQVYVMFRGVLREHRFAPGAESLETALFAESQIPWDTLAFPVVRESLRLYCEDRRAGAFRVHTGAITRGQDRELEISVD, via the coding sequence TTGAATTACTGCTGCCAATGCGGCGCCGCGGTCAGCCTGCGTGTTCCGCCTGGAGACAACCTTCCGCGGTACGTGTGCGATGCCTGCGGAATTATCCATTACCAGAATCCCAAGATCGTGGCGGGGTGTATTGTCGTTGCGGACGAACTGATCCTCCTGTGCCGGCGCGCGATCGAGCCGCGTTACGGTCTGTGGACGATGCCCGCCGGCTTCATGGAGAACCACGAGACCGCGGCGCAAGCCGCGGCGCGCGAGACGCTGGAAGAAGCCTGTGCGGAGGTGGTCGATTTGTCCCTGTACGCGCTGTTCAGTCTGCCGCACATCGATCAGGTGTATGTCATGTTTCGCGGCGTGCTGCGTGAGCACCGCTTCGCGCCGGGTGCTGAGAGTCTGGAGACGGCGTTGTTCGCGGAAAGCCAGATTCCCTGGGACACCCTCGCATTTCCGGTGGTGCGCGAGAGTTTGCGGCTTTATTGCGAAGATCGGCGCGCCGGTGCGTTTCGCGTGCATACCGGGGCCATCACCCGCGGACAGGACCGTGAGCTGGAAATCAGCGTTGACTGA
- a CDS encoding acetyltransferase yields MLLKLTESDYLVEVLEIEELLDPTQAAFTGRLNVGEEMPEADKFIKQQVCFPSGEPLPRCWRDAHYRDHELERDD; encoded by the coding sequence ATGCTGCTGAAACTGACCGAAAGTGATTATCTGGTCGAAGTGCTGGAAATCGAGGAATTGCTGGACCCGACCCAGGCGGCGTTTACCGGGCGCCTCAACGTCGGCGAGGAGATGCCCGAAGCGGACAAATTCATAAAGCAACAAGTGTGTTTTCCCTCCGGCGAACCCCTGCCCCGCTGCTGGCGCGACGCGCATTACCGCGATCACGAACTGGAGCGCGACGACTGA
- a CDS encoding amidohydrolase family protein translates to MPTSHDPDGRRLPIKLDTTTNGEFVPIPLEPVHHHAREIASNAASENARRRNVSRRSFLVSACGAASTLLAMNAAYAAAGRAGGFFQIAQAAAVDPEIAAATLAGREFIFDVQGHFVNPQGAWLKRLPADARPLSDFPKTECRLADAPGERSYLQCLGEDEFIKDIFLDSDTDMMVLSFVPSYRDAEPLTIEEAAVTAGIVERMEGSHRLLVHGRVNPNQDGDMQGMDELAARWEVSAWKTYTQWGPNGKGFFLNDDVGLAFIEKARKLGVRNICVHKGIPFGPESYEHSLCNDIGVVASKYPDVNFLIYHSGFVPGQPEGPYDPARNEGIDSLIKTVLENDVAGNGNVYAELGSTWRYLMRDPDSAAHGLGKLFKYMGEDNVLWGTDSIWYGSPQDQIQAFRTFQISEELREAHGYPEITPELRAKVFGRNAMKPYQISIDEVKQRAGRDRIAEERLTYLETPDPHFRTHGPKTRREFMSLLAWNGGQRA, encoded by the coding sequence ATGCCCACATCGCACGATCCCGATGGACGTCGCCTGCCCATCAAGCTCGATACCACCACCAACGGCGAGTTCGTGCCGATTCCGCTGGAACCCGTGCACCATCATGCGCGCGAGATCGCCTCGAACGCCGCCAGCGAGAACGCGAGACGCCGCAACGTTTCGCGCCGTTCGTTTCTGGTGTCGGCCTGCGGCGCGGCGTCTACGCTCCTGGCGATGAACGCGGCCTATGCCGCGGCTGGTCGCGCCGGTGGATTTTTCCAGATCGCGCAAGCCGCAGCGGTGGACCCGGAAATCGCCGCGGCGACGCTCGCGGGCCGTGAGTTCATCTTCGACGTGCAGGGACATTTCGTGAATCCGCAAGGGGCGTGGCTCAAACGATTGCCAGCCGACGCGCGTCCGCTGTCGGATTTCCCCAAGACCGAGTGCAGGCTGGCCGACGCGCCGGGCGAGCGCAGTTATCTACAATGCCTGGGCGAGGACGAATTCATCAAAGATATATTTCTGGACTCCGACACGGACATGATGGTGTTGTCGTTCGTGCCGTCGTACCGCGACGCCGAACCGCTGACCATCGAAGAGGCCGCCGTCACCGCCGGCATCGTCGAACGCATGGAGGGTTCGCACCGGCTGCTGGTGCACGGGCGCGTGAATCCGAATCAGGACGGCGACATGCAGGGCATGGACGAACTGGCGGCGCGCTGGGAAGTCTCGGCGTGGAAGACTTACACGCAATGGGGGCCAAACGGCAAAGGATTTTTCTTAAATGACGACGTAGGACTCGCGTTTATCGAGAAGGCCCGCAAGCTCGGCGTCAGGAACATCTGCGTACACAAGGGCATTCCATTTGGGCCGGAATCCTACGAGCATTCGCTGTGCAACGACATCGGCGTTGTCGCCAGCAAATATCCGGACGTGAATTTTCTCATCTATCACTCGGGCTTCGTACCCGGTCAACCGGAGGGGCCTTACGATCCCGCCCGCAACGAAGGCATCGATTCGCTGATAAAGACGGTGCTCGAAAACGACGTCGCGGGAAACGGCAACGTGTACGCTGAGCTGGGCTCGACGTGGCGTTATCTGATGCGCGACCCGGACAGCGCCGCGCATGGCCTGGGCAAGCTGTTCAAGTATATGGGCGAAGACAACGTACTTTGGGGCACGGATTCGATCTGGTACGGTTCGCCGCAGGATCAGATCCAGGCGTTCCGAACGTTTCAGATTTCAGAAGAATTACGCGAGGCGCACGGTTATCCCGAAATAACCCCGGAACTTCGCGCCAAGGTGTTCGGGCGCAATGCGATGAAGCCGTATCAGATCAGCATCGACGAGGTGAAACAGCGCGCGGGCCGGGATCGCATCGCCGAAGAACGGCTGACTTACCTGGAAACACCGGACCCGCACTTTCGCACGCACGGCCCGAAGACGCGGCGGGAGTTTATGAGTTTACTCGCGTGGAACGGCGGGCAGCGGGCGTGA
- a CDS encoding DUF465 domain-containing protein: protein MTVQDSESIKQRLAELRAEHGALDEAIAGLAQNVYINQLNLRRLKKRKLQLKDIIARYESKLIPDLGA from the coding sequence ATGACCGTGCAGGATTCGGAATCGATCAAGCAGCGCCTCGCCGAACTGCGCGCCGAACACGGTGCGCTGGATGAAGCCATTGCTGGTCTTGCGCAGAATGTCTACATCAATCAGCTGAATCTGCGACGCCTTAAAAAGCGCAAGCTGCAGCTGAAAGACATCATCGCCCGCTACGAGAGCAAGCTGATTCCTGATCTGGGCGCCTGA
- a CDS encoding BolA family transcriptional regulator — MTVQDIITQKITDRLDPIHLEVRNESRLHNVPPGSESHFKVTIVSDRFAGKPPLARHRLLNETLAAELAGPVHALSLYTMTPDEWEAKGGQVPRSPPCLGGSKG; from the coding sequence ATGACGGTTCAGGACATCATCACTCAAAAGATCACAGATCGCCTCGACCCGATCCATCTGGAGGTGCGTAACGAGAGCCGCCTGCACAACGTGCCCCCCGGCTCCGAGTCGCATTTCAAGGTGACGATCGTGTCGGATCGCTTTGCAGGCAAACCGCCGCTCGCGCGCCACCGGTTGCTGAACGAGACGCTGGCCGCGGAGCTGGCGGGTCCGGTGCATGCGCTGTCGCTATACACCATGACCCCGGACGAATGGGAAGCGAAAGGCGGCCAGGTGCCGCGCTCCCCGCCGTGTCTGGGCGGCTCCAAAGGCTAG